Proteins from a genomic interval of Nocardia sp. BMG51109:
- a CDS encoding M20 family metallopeptidase yields the protein MPRSVASPTPGRDSNRTVGSEYSGPAAAPGDTPAPPDPALVTAADTAVAAAADELIALSHDIHAEPELAFEEVRSVAKTLAPLRRRGFEIECPVAGLDTAFTATYGSGELMVGICAEYDALPEIGHACGHNIIAAAAVGAGLGLAEVADACGITVRVFGTPAEESGGGKVLMLERGVFDGAAMAMMVHPGPYDIVGARSLALADLSIVFHGREAHASAAPEQGRNAGDAVTVAQVALGLLRQHLNPGQQLHGIVKTGGAAPNIVPGHAELLYYLRAVDSASLDDLVRRASACFEAGALATGCTHEVRTLAPTYAELTPDPALLCAYREQIVGMGRVPLAPDLEAARPLGSTDMGNLTHVIPGIHPVIGIDAGGAVTHQPEFAAACVTPSADVAITDGATALARTAIGVAGDQSHRNRLLERSSRRQEDIR from the coding sequence ATGCCACGCAGCGTCGCCTCACCGACACCCGGCCGCGACTCGAACCGAACGGTCGGATCGGAATATAGCGGTCCGGCCGCGGCGCCCGGCGACACCCCGGCTCCCCCGGATCCCGCGCTGGTGACGGCCGCCGACACCGCCGTCGCCGCCGCGGCCGACGAGCTGATCGCGCTGTCGCACGATATCCACGCCGAGCCCGAACTGGCCTTCGAGGAGGTCCGCAGCGTCGCGAAAACCCTTGCGCCGCTACGGCGGCGCGGCTTCGAGATCGAATGCCCGGTGGCCGGTCTGGACACCGCGTTCACGGCCACCTACGGCAGCGGCGAGCTGATGGTGGGGATCTGCGCGGAGTACGACGCGTTACCCGAGATCGGTCACGCCTGCGGGCACAACATCATCGCCGCGGCGGCGGTCGGTGCGGGACTGGGCCTGGCCGAGGTGGCCGATGCGTGCGGCATCACGGTGCGGGTGTTCGGGACGCCGGCCGAGGAGAGCGGCGGCGGCAAGGTACTGATGCTGGAGCGCGGCGTATTCGACGGCGCGGCGATGGCGATGATGGTGCATCCCGGTCCGTACGACATCGTCGGCGCGCGCTCGCTGGCCCTCGCCGATCTGTCGATCGTGTTCCACGGGCGCGAGGCACATGCCAGCGCGGCGCCCGAACAGGGCCGCAACGCGGGCGATGCGGTGACGGTCGCGCAGGTTGCCCTCGGATTGCTGCGACAGCACCTGAACCCTGGACAACAACTTCACGGTATAGTCAAGACGGGTGGCGCTGCCCCCAACATAGTGCCCGGACATGCGGAACTGCTGTATTACCTACGGGCAGTCGACTCCGCATCCCTCGACGATCTGGTGCGACGTGCATCGGCCTGCTTCGAGGCGGGGGCACTGGCGACCGGATGTACCCACGAGGTCCGGACGCTGGCGCCCACGTATGCCGAGCTGACTCCCGATCCCGCACTACTGTGTGCCTATCGCGAGCAGATCGTCGGCATGGGCCGCGTGCCGCTCGCACCGGATCTCGAGGCGGCGCGGCCACTGGGCAGCACCGACATGGGAAACCTCACCCATGTCATCCCGGGCATCCATCCGGTTATCGGGATCGATGCCGGCGGCGCCGTCACGCATCAGCCGGAATTCGCGGCGGCGTGCGTCACGCCGTCGGCCGACGTCGCGATAACGGACGGGGCGACGGCGCTGGCGCGCACCGCGATCGGGGTCGCGGGCGATCAATCGCACAGGAACAGGCTGTTGGAGCGCAGCAGTCGGCGACAGGAGGACATTCGGTGA
- a CDS encoding purine-nucleoside phosphorylase, producing MLAEQAAEAIAERTGVARHRVAVVLGSGWQEAAAEIGNPSASVPMEELPGFGAPTARGHGSTVHSVPVNGSPVLLLMGRQHLYEGYQPDQVVHGVHAAVAAGTETVVLTNAAGGIRPGLRVGEPVLIGDHINLTGRSPLSGATFVDLVDAWDPELRALARDIDPSLTEGVYAGLTGPQYETPAEIRMLGTMGADLVGMSTVLEAIACRAAGVRVLGISLVTNLAAGVTGEHLSHAEVLAEGNAAAPRLGKLLRGVLERL from the coding sequence ATGCTTGCCGAACAGGCCGCCGAGGCGATTGCCGAACGGACCGGAGTCGCTCGCCACCGGGTCGCCGTCGTGCTGGGATCGGGCTGGCAGGAGGCGGCCGCGGAGATCGGGAACCCGTCGGCCTCCGTGCCGATGGAGGAACTCCCCGGCTTCGGCGCGCCCACCGCCCGGGGGCACGGCAGCACCGTGCATTCGGTGCCCGTGAACGGCTCGCCGGTACTGCTGCTGATGGGCCGCCAGCATCTGTACGAGGGCTACCAGCCGGACCAGGTGGTGCACGGCGTGCACGCGGCCGTCGCGGCCGGCACCGAGACGGTGGTGCTGACGAACGCCGCCGGCGGCATCCGGCCCGGCCTGCGCGTCGGCGAGCCGGTGCTGATCGGCGACCACATCAATCTCACCGGTCGCAGCCCGCTGTCCGGCGCCACGTTCGTCGACCTGGTCGATGCCTGGGATCCGGAACTGCGGGCGCTGGCCCGCGACATCGATCCGAGCCTGACCGAGGGCGTGTACGCCGGCCTCACCGGACCGCAGTACGAAACCCCCGCGGAGATCCGGATGCTCGGCACGATGGGCGCCGATCTGGTCGGTATGTCGACGGTGCTGGAGGCCATCGCCTGCCGCGCCGCCGGTGTCCGGGTGCTCGGTATCTCCCTGGTCACCAACCTGGCCGCCGGGGTCACGGGCGAACATCTGTCGCACGCCGAGGTGCTGGCCGAGGGGAACGCCGCGGCACCGCGGTTGGGCAAGTTGCTGCGGGGTGTCCTGGAGCGACTGTAG
- a CDS encoding gamma-glutamylcyclotransferase: MPIYAAYGSNMDPEQMLKRCPHSPVYGTGWLEGWRLTFAGDDIGWEGPLATVVEEPGSRVFVVLYDVSAEDELSLDRWEGSDFGIHKKIRLRVTSGPGAGAEPVLAWLYVLDAYEGGLPSARYIGVIADAAEKAGAPADYVHALRTRNSKNVGPGTFEL, translated from the coding sequence GTGCCGATATACGCCGCCTACGGGTCCAACATGGATCCCGAGCAGATGCTCAAGCGCTGCCCGCACTCCCCGGTGTACGGAACCGGGTGGCTGGAGGGCTGGCGGCTGACCTTCGCCGGCGACGACATCGGCTGGGAGGGTCCGCTCGCGACGGTGGTCGAGGAGCCCGGCTCGCGGGTCTTCGTCGTGCTCTACGACGTCTCCGCCGAGGACGAGCTGAGCCTGGACCGCTGGGAGGGTTCGGACTTCGGCATCCACAAGAAGATCCGCCTCCGCGTCACCTCCGGCCCGGGCGCCGGCGCCGAGCCCGTCCTGGCCTGGCTGTATGTCCTCGACGCCTACGAGGGCGGGCTGCCGTCCGCCCGATACATCGGCGTGATCGCCGACGCCGCGGAAAAGGCCGGCGCCCCAGCCGATTACGTCCACGCCCTTCGCACCCGCAACAGCAAGAACGTCGGCCCGGGCACCTTCGAACTCTGA
- a CDS encoding enoyl-CoA hydratase-related protein, producing MPYLQRDGDVFVLYLGNEGRTDSENRFHPDWIEEFHGLLDQVEAAGASGEPAALVTVSTGKFYSNGLDTDWLFGNYDRMHWYLDRVHSMFSRLLTFPMATVAAVNGHAFGAGAMLSTSHDFRVMRADRGYWCLPEVHLGMPFTVAMNALVTERLTNQVALEAMTTGRRYGADDAIAAGIVDEKADGDKVTAAAVTRAAALAGNRKPNLPVIKRALHARALAGLATPTTPENLAFAAG from the coding sequence ATGCCGTACTTGCAGCGCGATGGGGACGTCTTCGTCCTCTACCTCGGCAACGAGGGCCGGACCGACAGTGAGAACCGCTTCCACCCCGACTGGATCGAGGAGTTCCACGGTCTGCTGGATCAGGTCGAGGCCGCCGGGGCGTCCGGCGAGCCGGCGGCGCTGGTCACCGTGTCCACCGGCAAGTTCTACAGCAACGGACTGGACACCGACTGGCTGTTCGGCAACTACGACCGGATGCACTGGTATCTGGATCGCGTGCATTCGATGTTCAGCCGTTTGCTGACCTTCCCGATGGCCACCGTGGCCGCGGTGAACGGGCACGCCTTCGGCGCCGGCGCGATGCTGTCCACCTCGCACGACTTCCGGGTGATGCGCGCCGACCGTGGCTACTGGTGCCTGCCCGAGGTCCATCTGGGCATGCCGTTCACGGTCGCGATGAACGCGCTCGTCACCGAGCGGCTCACCAACCAGGTCGCGCTCGAGGCCATGACCACCGGCCGCCGTTACGGCGCCGACGACGCGATCGCCGCCGGTATCGTCGACGAGAAGGCCGACGGGGACAAGGTGACGGCCGCCGCGGTCACCCGGGCCGCCGCGCTGGCCGGCAACCGCAAGCCGAACCTGCCGGTGATCAAGCGCGCCCTGCACGCCCGCGCGCTGGCCGGTCTGGCCACCCCGACCACGCCGGAGAATCTGGCATTCGCCGCCGGATAA
- a CDS encoding M20 family metallopeptidase, which produces MDAWLREHTEDLTGWRRHIHANPELSRTEFATTEFIESWLVKAGLEPRKLSAGAGLICDIGPAGPRIGLRADMDALPLQEYTGLPFASTVPGVSHACGHDAHTAILLGTALALAEAPELPVGVRLVFQHAEEVMPGGAIDMVASGAAEGVSRMFALHCDPRLEVGRVGVRVGAITSAADTVELVLDSPGGHTSRPHLTSDLVYAIGTVITGLPGILSRRIDPRTSTVMVWGAVSAGKAPNAIPQTGMLTGTVRTGDHATWSLLEPMVREIVDGLLAPTGVRYQLNYKRGVPPVVNDEYATRMFEDAIRALGPEALADTPQSGGGEDFSWYLEEVPGAMARLGVWRGEGPQLDLHQPTFDLDERALDVGVRTLTNLALQAR; this is translated from the coding sequence GTGGACGCGTGGTTGCGCGAGCACACCGAGGACCTGACCGGGTGGCGGCGGCACATCCATGCCAATCCCGAGCTGTCCCGCACCGAATTCGCCACCACCGAGTTCATCGAATCCTGGCTGGTCAAGGCCGGTCTCGAACCGCGCAAGCTATCCGCCGGCGCCGGTCTGATCTGCGATATCGGCCCCGCGGGCCCGCGCATCGGCCTGCGCGCCGACATGGACGCCCTGCCGTTGCAGGAATACACGGGTCTTCCGTTCGCCTCTACCGTCCCGGGCGTGTCGCATGCCTGCGGGCACGACGCGCATACCGCCATCCTGCTGGGCACCGCGCTGGCGCTGGCCGAGGCGCCGGAGCTGCCGGTCGGCGTGCGACTGGTGTTCCAGCACGCCGAGGAGGTCATGCCCGGCGGCGCCATCGATATGGTCGCGTCGGGTGCGGCGGAAGGCGTGTCGCGGATGTTCGCGCTGCACTGCGATCCGCGGCTGGAGGTGGGCCGGGTCGGTGTCCGGGTCGGCGCCATCACGTCGGCCGCCGACACCGTGGAGCTGGTGCTGGACTCGCCCGGCGGGCACACCTCCCGGCCGCATCTGACCAGCGATCTGGTCTACGCGATCGGCACCGTGATCACCGGCCTGCCCGGGATCCTGAGCCGCCGCATCGATCCGCGCACCAGCACCGTGATGGTGTGGGGCGCGGTGTCGGCGGGCAAGGCGCCCAACGCCATTCCGCAGACCGGCATGCTCACCGGCACCGTCCGCACCGGCGATCACGCCACCTGGTCGCTGCTGGAGCCGATGGTCCGCGAGATCGTCGACGGCCTGCTGGCCCCGACCGGTGTGCGGTATCAGCTCAACTACAAGCGCGGCGTGCCCCCGGTGGTGAACGACGAGTACGCCACCCGGATGTTCGAGGACGCCATCCGCGCGCTCGGACCCGAGGCGCTGGCCGACACCCCGCAGTCCGGCGGCGGCGAGGACTTCTCCTGGTACCTCGAGGAGGTCCCCGGCGCGATGGCCCGCCTCGGTGTCTGGCGCGGCGAGGGCCCCCAGCTGGACCTGCACCAGCCGACCTTCGACCTGGACGAACGCGCCCTGGACGTCGGCGTGCGCACCCTGACGAACCTCGCCCTGCAGGCACGCTGA
- a CDS encoding ribonuclease Z: MRELVVLGTASQVPTRQRNHNGYFLRWDGAGLLFDPGEGTQRQMLYAGVSAASITCIGITHFHGDHCLGLPGVLARLNLDRVAHPVDVCFPAADSDYFERLSQVVPRYRDPGLRSHPIPDDGPVPLPDAPFRLEAVALSHRVATFGYRLAEPDGRRMLPEKLAAHGISGPDIGRLQRAGELRLPGGRVLTLDEVSTVRRGQRFAFVMDTRMCSGVEELAQDADMLVIESTFLDADAVLAHDFGHLTAAEAARVAEAAGVRTLVLTHFSQRYPDLDGHRAEASKYFHGDLVVAEDLMRVPVPTRR; the protein is encoded by the coding sequence GTGCGTGAACTCGTCGTGCTGGGGACGGCCAGCCAGGTGCCTACCCGCCAGCGCAACCACAACGGCTACTTCCTGCGGTGGGACGGAGCGGGGCTGCTGTTCGATCCGGGGGAGGGCACCCAGCGGCAGATGCTGTACGCGGGTGTCTCGGCGGCGAGCATCACGTGCATCGGCATCACGCATTTCCACGGCGATCACTGCCTGGGCCTGCCGGGCGTGCTGGCCAGGCTGAACCTGGACCGGGTCGCCCATCCGGTCGACGTCTGCTTTCCGGCGGCCGACAGCGACTACTTCGAGCGGCTGAGCCAGGTCGTGCCGCGGTACCGGGATCCGGGCCTGCGGTCGCATCCGATCCCCGACGACGGCCCGGTGCCGTTGCCGGACGCGCCTTTTCGGCTGGAGGCGGTGGCGCTGTCGCATCGGGTGGCGACGTTCGGGTACCGCCTGGCCGAACCCGACGGCCGGCGCATGCTGCCGGAAAAACTTGCTGCCCACGGAATTTCGGGCCCCGACATCGGGCGGTTGCAACGCGCGGGCGAGCTGCGTCTGCCCGGCGGGCGCGTGCTCACCCTCGACGAGGTGTCGACGGTGCGGCGCGGCCAGCGGTTCGCGTTCGTGATGGACACCCGGATGTGTTCGGGCGTCGAGGAATTGGCGCAGGATGCCGACATGCTCGTGATCGAGTCCACGTTCCTGGACGCCGACGCCGTGCTGGCACACGACTTCGGTCACCTGACCGCCGCCGAGGCCGCGCGGGTCGCCGAGGCGGCCGGGGTGCGCACGCTGGTCCTCACGCATTTCTCCCAGCGCTACCCCGATCTGGACGGCCATCGCGCCGAGGCGAGCAAGTACTTCCACGGTGACCTGGTGGTGGCCGAGGACCTCATGCGGGTACCGGTCCCTACCCGTCGGTAA
- a CDS encoding phospho-sugar mutase encodes MLRFGTAGLRGPLRDGPDGMNVETVARATAGLAGWLRDRCLGGGLVVVGRDARHGSAEFATVTAEVLAAAGFSVLSLPRPLPTPVLAFAVREVGAVAGVQITASHNPAGDNGYKVYLEGGRQLVPPSDAEIERCIEAVREPIPRADPGPTAPGPTALTLSVGATVTDMGEEIVRRYLARVASLPHVLGGPDTGAGLPVSTARTADRGTARRGDLRIALTPMHGVGGEPAVTALHAAGFTDVHVVVEQFAPDPDFPTVPFPNPEEPGAADLLLELAERVGADIAVALDPDADRCAIGVPGPDGWRMLRGDHTGVLLADYVLRTAPPDALVATTVVSSRLLRELAPARGARYAETLTGFKWLARAGEGLVYAYEEAIGHCVDPASVRDKDGVSAAVAAADLMARLRAAGQHPLDILDDYALRFGLHAGDQVSVRLAGQDAAADVVARLRDTPPEMIAGTPVTCTDLAQARGGLRTDALIFEGESQRIVIRPSGTEPKLKCYLEVVQPVSSAAALADAKRAAAQRLSELREYCEKL; translated from the coding sequence ATGCTCCGATTCGGGACGGCGGGCCTGCGGGGGCCGCTGCGGGACGGACCCGACGGTATGAACGTGGAGACGGTCGCGCGCGCGACGGCCGGACTGGCCGGCTGGCTGCGGGACCGGTGCCTGGGCGGCGGGCTGGTAGTGGTCGGCCGCGACGCCCGGCACGGCTCTGCCGAATTCGCCACGGTCACGGCCGAGGTCCTCGCGGCCGCCGGATTCTCGGTGCTGTCGCTGCCCCGCCCGCTCCCCACGCCCGTCCTCGCGTTCGCGGTGCGTGAGGTGGGAGCCGTTGCGGGCGTACAGATCACGGCCTCGCACAATCCCGCCGGAGACAACGGGTACAAGGTGTACCTGGAGGGCGGCCGCCAGCTGGTCCCGCCGTCGGACGCCGAGATCGAACGCTGCATCGAGGCGGTGCGCGAGCCGATTCCGCGCGCCGATCCGGGGCCGACCGCACCCGGTCCCACGGCGCTGACGCTGTCGGTCGGTGCCACGGTCACCGATATGGGCGAGGAGATCGTCCGGCGCTACCTGGCCCGCGTCGCCTCGCTGCCGCATGTGCTCGGCGGTCCGGACACCGGCGCGGGACTCCCCGTCTCGACCGCCCGCACCGCCGACCGGGGCACCGCCCGGCGCGGCGACCTGCGCATCGCATTGACCCCGATGCACGGCGTCGGCGGCGAGCCCGCCGTGACGGCGCTGCACGCGGCGGGATTCACCGATGTGCACGTGGTGGTCGAGCAGTTCGCGCCCGACCCGGACTTCCCGACCGTGCCGTTCCCGAATCCGGAGGAGCCGGGCGCCGCCGATCTGCTGCTGGAACTGGCCGAGCGGGTCGGCGCGGATATCGCCGTCGCGCTGGATCCGGATGCCGACCGGTGCGCGATCGGCGTGCCCGGTCCGGACGGGTGGCGGATGCTGCGCGGCGACCACACCGGCGTCCTGCTCGCCGATTACGTGCTGCGGACCGCGCCACCGGACGCCCTGGTCGCCACGACGGTCGTGTCCTCGCGGCTGCTGCGCGAGCTGGCCCCGGCGCGCGGCGCCCGGTACGCCGAGACGCTCACCGGCTTCAAATGGCTGGCGCGAGCGGGCGAGGGCCTGGTCTACGCGTACGAGGAGGCCATCGGGCACTGCGTGGATCCGGCGTCCGTACGCGACAAGGACGGTGTCTCGGCGGCGGTGGCGGCCGCCGACCTGATGGCGCGGCTGCGCGCCGCCGGGCAGCATCCGCTCGACATCCTGGACGACTACGCGCTGCGCTTCGGCCTGCACGCCGGCGATCAGGTCTCGGTGCGCCTGGCCGGCCAGGACGCGGCCGCCGACGTCGTGGCGCGCCTGCGCGACACCCCGCCCGAGATGATCGCGGGCACCCCGGTCACCTGCACCGATCTGGCGCAGGCCCGGGGCGGGCTGCGCACCGACGCGCTGATCTTCGAGGGCGAGTCGCAGCGGATCGTGATCCGGCCCTCCGGTACCGAACCCAAGCTCAAGTGCTATCTCGAAGTCGTGCAGCCGGTTTCGTCGGCGGCCGCGCTCGCCGACGCGAAACGGGCCGCCGCACAGCGGCTGTCGGAGCTGCGCGAATACTGCGAGAAGCTCTGA
- a CDS encoding NAD(P)H-quinone dehydrogenase has translation MTRIAIIGGGPAGYEAALVAAQHGATVTVIDSDGIGGACVLWDCVPSKTFIASTGVRTDLRRARDLGITLHPAQAQVRLSEVNSRVKTLAQAQSSDIRSKLQAAGVSILNGRGRLIDQIPGLATHLVRATLSDGTERVLEADVVLIATGASPRVLPGAEPDGERVLNWRQLYDLQQLPETLVVIGSGVTGAEFVSAYTEMGVKVKVLSSRDRIMPSEDADAALVLEDALGERGVELFKQARADAVERTADGIVVKLSDGRTVTGSHALMTVGSTPNTQDLGLERIGIELGKGGYLRVDRVSRTSVPGIYAAGDCTGLLPLASVAAMQGRIAMYHALGEGVQPIRLKTVASAVFTRPEIATVGVSQTAIDNGDTPARTVMLPLNTNPRAKMSGLRRGFVKIFCRPATGVVIGGVVVAPIASELILPIAMAVQNNLTVNDLAQTFSVYPSLSGSITEAARQLMRHDDLG, from the coding sequence ATGACCCGCATTGCCATCATCGGAGGCGGCCCCGCCGGTTACGAGGCGGCGCTGGTGGCGGCCCAGCACGGCGCGACGGTGACGGTGATCGATAGCGACGGCATCGGTGGTGCGTGCGTGCTGTGGGACTGTGTGCCGTCGAAGACCTTCATCGCCTCCACCGGCGTGCGCACCGACCTGCGCCGCGCCCGCGACTTGGGCATCACGCTGCATCCGGCGCAGGCGCAGGTGCGGTTGTCGGAGGTCAACTCCCGGGTCAAGACGCTGGCGCAGGCGCAGTCCTCCGATATCCGGTCCAAGTTGCAGGCGGCCGGGGTGAGCATCCTCAACGGCCGCGGCCGGCTCATCGATCAGATCCCCGGCCTGGCCACCCACCTGGTGCGGGCCACATTGTCCGACGGCACGGAGCGGGTGCTCGAGGCCGACGTGGTGCTGATCGCGACCGGCGCGAGCCCGCGGGTGCTGCCCGGCGCCGAACCCGACGGCGAGCGCGTCCTGAACTGGCGCCAGCTCTACGACCTCCAACAACTGCCGGAGACCCTGGTCGTGATCGGATCCGGTGTCACCGGTGCGGAATTCGTCTCGGCGTACACGGAGATGGGCGTCAAGGTGAAGGTGCTGTCCAGCCGCGACCGCATCATGCCCAGCGAGGACGCCGACGCCGCGCTGGTCCTGGAGGACGCGCTGGGGGAACGCGGTGTGGAGCTGTTCAAGCAGGCCCGCGCCGACGCGGTGGAGCGCACCGCCGACGGCATCGTGGTGAAGCTGTCCGACGGCCGCACGGTGACCGGTTCGCATGCGCTGATGACGGTCGGCTCCACCCCGAACACCCAGGACCTGGGCCTGGAGCGGATCGGCATCGAACTCGGCAAGGGCGGCTATCTGCGGGTGGACCGGGTGTCGCGGACCTCGGTGCCGGGCATCTACGCCGCCGGCGACTGCACCGGCCTGCTGCCGCTGGCCTCGGTCGCCGCCATGCAGGGCCGCATCGCGATGTACCACGCGCTGGGCGAGGGCGTGCAGCCGATCCGGCTGAAGACGGTGGCCTCGGCGGTGTTCACCCGCCCGGAGATCGCGACGGTGGGCGTCAGCCAGACCGCGATCGACAACGGCGATACGCCCGCGCGCACGGTCATGCTGCCGCTGAACACCAATCCGCGCGCGAAGATGTCGGGCCTGCGCCGCGGCTTCGTGAAGATCTTCTGCCGGCCCGCCACCGGCGTGGTGATCGGCGGCGTCGTGGTGGCCCCGATCGCCTCCGAGCTGATCCTGCCGATCGCGATGGCGGTGCAGAACAACCTGACGGTCAACGATCTGGCCCAGACCTTCTCGGTGTACCCGTCGCTGTCGGGCTCGATCACCGAGGCCGCGCGGCAGCTGATGCGCCACGACGATCTGGGCTGA